One window from the genome of Rickettsiella endosymbiont of Xylota segnis encodes:
- a CDS encoding Leu/Phe/Val dehydrogenase, with amino-acid sequence MLSDELLSYAKKLGFGELFFKIDQINQLCAIVAIHSTRLGPALGGCRFIEYVSIDHAIHDALRLAQGMSYKAALANLPLGGGKTVLMRPKELSDRSAYFRALGRFVNEFKGRYIIAMDSGVVIEDMDSIALETPYVVTTSKHKGNPAPYTALSVLYGIEAAVKFKLHLDHLEGVHVAIQGMGHVGFALANALQKKGARLTVCDNNTELMQRNIKDLQVKIVEPEEIYAVECDVFSPCALGAVLNDKSISQLHTAIVAGSANNQLAEPRHAEVLHQKGILYAPDFVINAGGLIYAYAEYQNRLNREHVVQHISTIYSTLLKIFKSAYEENKPPSIIADSLAESRLNSI; translated from the coding sequence ATGTTAAGTGATGAGCTACTAAGTTATGCAAAAAAACTCGGTTTTGGCGAACTTTTTTTTAAAATTGATCAGATTAATCAACTTTGTGCCATTGTAGCGATACATAGCACACGCTTAGGTCCCGCCTTAGGTGGATGTCGTTTTATTGAATATGTCTCGATAGATCATGCTATTCATGATGCCTTACGTTTAGCACAGGGAATGAGTTACAAAGCCGCATTAGCTAATTTACCTTTGGGTGGGGGTAAAACTGTGTTAATGCGCCCTAAAGAATTGTCAGATCGTAGTGCTTACTTTCGCGCGCTGGGACGTTTTGTGAATGAATTTAAGGGGCGTTATATTATTGCGATGGATAGTGGCGTGGTGATTGAAGATATGGATAGTATTGCACTTGAAACGCCTTATGTCGTTACTACTTCTAAACATAAAGGTAATCCTGCACCTTATACTGCTTTAAGTGTGTTATATGGTATTGAAGCAGCGGTTAAATTTAAATTGCATCTTGATCATTTAGAAGGTGTTCACGTTGCCATCCAAGGTATGGGACATGTAGGTTTTGCCTTAGCGAATGCATTGCAAAAAAAAGGTGCTCGTTTAACGGTTTGCGACAATAACACCGAGCTAATGCAACGAAATATAAAAGATTTACAGGTTAAAATTGTCGAACCTGAGGAAATTTATGCAGTGGAATGCGATGTTTTTTCCCCGTGTGCTTTAGGAGCTGTTCTGAATGATAAATCAATTTCTCAATTGCATACAGCGATTGTAGCGGGTTCAGCTAATAATCAATTAGCCGAGCCACGACATGCAGAAGTATTACATCAAAAAGGGATTTTATATGCTCCGGATTTTGTAATTAATGCTGGGGGCTTGATTTATGCTTATGCTGAATACCAAAATCGATTGAATCGAGAACATGTGGTGCAACATATATCAACAATTTATAGTACACTCTTAAAAATATTTAAGAGTGCATATGAGGAAAATAAACCTCCTAGTATAATTGCTGATAGTTTGGCTGAATCACGATTAAATAGTATTTAA
- a CDS encoding dihydrolipoamide acetyltransferase family protein yields MTTFNLPDLGEGLPDAEIREWYVQVDDVIKVDQPMVAMETAKALVDIPAPFSGKITKLYGKSGDIIKTGQALIDIEEEISTKKNIDQATVVGNLLLGNRIIDESPLGIQQKQASTPHQNGIKATPAIRALAKKFQINLNDCKGTGPDGQILVADIEKMMQQKSSKETGSISNSLSSLASGYEPLRGVRRVMASTMKQTQLSIVPVTLVDDADIHAWPEKTDITLRLIRAVMSACQREPRLNAWFDESRLALCRHSQIDLGLAMDAPEGLFVPVLKNVAQESAVNLRKAIDKFKLEVKNRSISPDDLLGATFVLSNIGIFAGRYATPIIVPPMVAILAVGRINEKVVVEEGKISVHKQLPLSLTVDHRVITGGEAARFLSALIIDLQAA; encoded by the coding sequence ATGACGACATTTAACTTACCTGATTTAGGTGAAGGCTTGCCAGATGCTGAAATTCGAGAATGGTATGTCCAGGTAGATGATGTTATTAAAGTGGATCAGCCTATGGTTGCTATGGAAACCGCAAAAGCATTGGTAGATATTCCTGCACCTTTCAGCGGCAAAATAACTAAGCTTTATGGGAAATCGGGTGATATCATTAAAACCGGACAAGCTTTAATTGATATTGAAGAAGAAATTTCAACTAAAAAAAACATTGATCAAGCGACTGTCGTTGGAAATTTGCTATTAGGGAATAGAATTATTGATGAATCTCCGCTAGGAATCCAACAAAAGCAAGCATCGACGCCGCATCAAAATGGAATTAAAGCTACACCAGCAATTCGAGCATTAGCAAAAAAATTCCAAATTAACTTAAACGATTGTAAAGGAACAGGTCCTGATGGACAAATTCTTGTCGCGGATATCGAAAAAATGATGCAGCAAAAGTCCAGCAAAGAAACGGGATCTATATCAAATTCCTTATCTTCACTTGCATCAGGTTATGAACCATTGCGCGGCGTTCGCCGAGTGATGGCAAGCACAATGAAACAAACGCAATTATCCATTGTCCCAGTTACTCTGGTTGATGATGCGGATATCCATGCTTGGCCAGAAAAAACAGATATTACCTTACGCCTTATTCGTGCGGTTATGTCTGCTTGTCAGCGTGAACCACGACTTAATGCATGGTTTGACGAATCAAGGTTAGCTTTGTGTAGACATAGTCAGATTGATTTAGGTCTAGCGATGGATGCTCCCGAAGGCTTATTTGTTCCCGTCTTAAAAAATGTTGCTCAAGAAAGTGCTGTTAATTTAAGAAAAGCAATCGATAAATTTAAACTAGAAGTAAAAAATCGAAGTATTTCACCTGATGATTTATTAGGAGCAACTTTTGTACTATCCAATATAGGGATTTTTGCTGGTCGTTATGCTACACCTATCATTGTTCCACCTATGGTTGCGATTTTAGCAGTTGGACGGATTAATGAGAAAGTTGTTGTCGAAGAAGGAAAAATAAGTGTACATAAGCAATTACCTTTATCTTTAACCGTGGATCATCGGGTCATTACCGGTGGTGAAGCGGCTCGATTTTTATCCGCTTTAATTATTGATTTACAAGCAGCGTGA
- a CDS encoding CsbD family protein — MDSEDLKGKWEQIKGKFHEKWGKLTDNDWMEAKGNKEKIIGKIKERYGIAREEAQKQYDDFCREHKDKFSNHDHDKDRH, encoded by the coding sequence ATGGATTCAGAAGATCTAAAAGGAAAGTGGGAACAAATTAAAGGTAAATTTCACGAAAAATGGGGAAAGTTAACGGATAACGATTGGATGGAAGCCAAGGGAAATAAAGAAAAAATCATCGGTAAAATTAAAGAGCGATATGGTATTGCAAGAGAAGAAGCTCAGAAACAATATGATGATTTTTGTAGAGAACACAAAGATAAATTTTCCAATCATGACCATGACAAGGACCGCCATTAA
- a CDS encoding FAD-dependent monooxygenase: MDTKSKDTEILIIGAGPTGLILACHLLRYGVKFRILDKQKDRAHESRAFAIQAKSMEIFQNLGIAEEFLKLARSNVDFAFFINGKKQIEIKFKHFKHQDTPFPSVYFLPQTETERIFIEFLEKQGVYIERQKELITFSQDMNGVQATIKNNITESSEKIICDYIIGCDGAHSNIRHTLNLTFEGNAYPQIFNLVDASIEWAYSRNKFLFFLGKEGVFVHIPLTEKISRVMLAKRSNDSEEKKSTPSLTELENLASLLTQGSVKLINPIWMSTFRLHHRGVNKYYQNRAFLAGDAAHIHSPVGGQGMNTGIQDSTNLAWKLALVLKKGTNVKLLDSYETERHPVGKILLKTTDQFFSLLTEKGFFISKLRNLLLPFVISFLFSKKNIEKRLFWFMSQLNIHYPKNQFNYEIIEKSFQGFKGGPCPGYRAPNAPVNSSSLFILLAQKPINILYFNAKKEQPDNFIEKINVYVENYKDWLEIHSFVLSPINKILFKRYGVISSAIYVIRPDGYVGFRINSDNYLLLKKYIKNFFE, from the coding sequence ATGGATACTAAAAGCAAGGACACAGAAATATTGATTATTGGAGCAGGGCCTACGGGTCTGATATTGGCCTGTCATTTGCTGCGTTATGGCGTTAAGTTTAGAATTCTTGATAAACAAAAGGATAGGGCACATGAATCGCGAGCTTTTGCGATTCAAGCGAAATCGATGGAAATATTTCAGAATTTAGGTATTGCTGAAGAATTTCTTAAGTTAGCACGTTCTAACGTGGATTTTGCTTTTTTTATTAATGGTAAGAAGCAAATTGAAATAAAATTTAAGCATTTTAAGCACCAAGATACGCCCTTTCCTTCGGTTTATTTTCTTCCACAAACAGAAACAGAACGTATCTTTATCGAATTTTTAGAAAAGCAAGGTGTTTATATTGAGCGGCAAAAAGAATTAATTACTTTTTCTCAAGATATGAACGGCGTGCAAGCAACTATTAAAAACAATATCACCGAAAGCTCCGAAAAAATCATATGTGACTATATCATAGGTTGTGATGGAGCTCACAGTAACATTCGGCATACGCTTAATCTTACGTTTGAAGGAAATGCTTATCCACAAATCTTTAATTTGGTCGATGCAAGTATTGAATGGGCTTACTCGCGAAATAAATTCCTTTTTTTTCTGGGAAAAGAGGGCGTATTCGTGCATATTCCACTCACAGAGAAAATTAGCCGAGTTATGTTAGCAAAACGTTCGAATGACTCAGAAGAAAAAAAATCAACACCGAGCTTAACTGAGCTAGAAAACTTAGCGAGTTTGTTGACCCAAGGCTCTGTGAAACTTATTAATCCTATTTGGATGTCAACGTTTCGTTTACATCATCGAGGTGTAAACAAATATTATCAAAATCGAGCCTTTCTTGCCGGAGATGCTGCCCATATTCATAGCCCGGTAGGAGGTCAGGGTATGAATACCGGAATACAAGATTCTACCAATCTCGCTTGGAAACTTGCTCTGGTATTAAAAAAAGGAACTAATGTAAAATTATTAGATAGTTATGAGACAGAACGACACCCGGTGGGAAAAATATTATTAAAAACGACGGATCAGTTTTTTTCCTTGCTCACAGAAAAAGGTTTTTTTATTTCCAAATTACGAAATTTGTTATTACCTTTTGTTATTTCTTTTCTTTTTTCAAAGAAAAATATAGAAAAACGTCTTTTTTGGTTTATGTCTCAGCTAAATATTCATTATCCTAAAAATCAATTTAACTATGAAATCATAGAGAAATCTTTTCAAGGATTTAAAGGAGGTCCATGCCCAGGGTATCGTGCACCTAATGCCCCGGTTAACTCGTCCAGTCTATTTATATTACTAGCCCAAAAGCCTATTAATATACTTTACTTTAATGCTAAAAAGGAGCAACCAGATAATTTTATTGAAAAAATAAATGTCTACGTAGAAAACTATAAAGATTGGCTGGAAATTCACAGCTTTGTTTTGTCTCCAATCAATAAAATACTTTTTAAACGATACGGAGTAATATCCTCTGCAATCTATGTCATCAGGCCGGATGGTTATGTAGGATTTAGAATTAATTCAGATAATTACTTATTATTAAAAAAATATATAAAGAATTTTTTCGAATAA
- a CDS encoding multifunctional CCA addition/repair protein translates to MEIYLVGGAVRDQLLGYPVKERDFVVVGASPKEMLKQGFRLIGKDFPVFLHPKTHEEYALARTERKIGPGYKGFACYAAPDVSLEDDLKRRDLTINAMAQNSSGDIIDPFQGQKDIENKLLHHVSSAFSEDPVRILRVARFMARFAPLGFRVAKETMELMKAMVSVGEVQALVPERVWQEFSTALNEPAPHAFIKTLYDCGALAGLFPELQELFTKYERITDQRSLGQHNYLSVLEKAVALTDDPQVRFAAILCDFGKGVAKEETQTGVHKIKALCQRYRIPHAYVSLAVTAAAYHLLCHRALELDAQSLYILLEKTDAFRQSSRLNQFLLVCEADFQAYSGLGKAIYLQKDRILSAFGAAKKVSANKIKNLGVSGAALGKKLVEHRIKAISDFLQKT, encoded by the coding sequence TTGGAAATTTATTTAGTGGGCGGGGCAGTACGTGATCAATTATTGGGTTATCCAGTAAAAGAACGTGATTTTGTCGTCGTAGGCGCAAGTCCTAAGGAAATGTTAAAGCAAGGATTCCGTTTAATCGGTAAAGATTTTCCGGTATTTCTTCATCCTAAAACTCACGAAGAATATGCTTTAGCACGTACAGAACGCAAAATAGGGCCTGGATATAAAGGGTTTGCTTGCTATGCAGCGCCTGATGTGTCGCTCGAGGATGATTTAAAACGTAGGGATCTGACCATTAATGCGATGGCACAAAATAGTAGCGGCGATATTATTGATCCTTTTCAAGGGCAAAAAGATATAGAAAATAAGTTATTACACCATGTTTCTTCAGCCTTTAGTGAAGATCCAGTTCGAATTTTAAGGGTTGCACGTTTTATGGCGCGATTTGCTCCATTAGGCTTTCGAGTGGCTAAAGAAACAATGGAGTTAATGAAAGCAATGGTATCTGTTGGTGAAGTGCAAGCGCTGGTGCCTGAGAGAGTGTGGCAAGAATTTTCAACTGCGCTCAACGAACCTGCACCACACGCTTTTATTAAAACCTTGTATGATTGTGGTGCATTAGCAGGGTTGTTTCCTGAACTACAAGAATTATTTACGAAATACGAACGGATAACCGACCAACGTTCGCTAGGCCAACATAACTATTTATCTGTTTTAGAAAAAGCAGTGGCGCTGACTGATGATCCACAAGTACGATTTGCAGCAATACTTTGTGATTTTGGTAAGGGAGTAGCAAAAGAAGAAACACAAACAGGAGTTCATAAGATAAAAGCATTGTGTCAGCGTTATCGCATACCTCATGCTTATGTATCTCTTGCCGTCACAGCAGCGGCTTATCATCTGCTTTGTCATCGTGCATTAGAACTAGATGCACAATCTCTGTACATTTTACTAGAAAAAACTGATGCATTTAGACAATCCTCACGTTTAAATCAGTTTTTATTAGTTTGTGAGGCGGACTTTCAAGCTTATTCTGGATTGGGAAAAGCAATTTATTTACAAAAAGATAGAATATTATCAGCTTTTGGCGCTGCTAAGAAAGTATCTGCTAATAAGATAAAAAATTTGGGTGTTAGTGGTGCAGCCTTAGGAAAAAAACTAGTTGAACATCGTATTAAAGCGATATCTGATTTTTTACAAAAAACCTAA
- a CDS encoding glycoside hydrolase, whose amino-acid sequence MFKKFYPIFLGLLLTAGLVSAKESFTLKTKTGEFSINPANLAISVAPSDDSAAINLTQEGTWFDEVKDLKVNNKTAQWFYPHLKMQVKVIVDDQGLKFSFNTNKEQTFQWPVAGLTPEAKALVLPDGEGLCIPNHDAFWHKEFNKYPNLSLSIPFWAIEYADENFVNYIWGDHDVDTDAKVREKSTELYLVNEHHFLKRSHFPEYTLLIHLAGNSPISPALDYRNLLINENKFVSLKQKILENANVNKLLGAFHIWVWGDGKSVVMLDELEKLGIKHALINYDASPVLDSANIEKDYIRKAESLGYLIGPYDSFDNAQNPKTSDSITSTWSNNLWPEACIRNPNGSLLIGFANRGCYLSSEAFRLRESKQKNIANQIEKMLSNGDNTLFLDCDAAYPLYDDYSKHHPMTREQDLNNRLERMRFIGSGQKIVLGSETGLAWANPTIAYNNGAFFAFPAAFWPALQDKKHFGVWWPNSAPKVLFQAYEAPAEFINASYNPRYRLPLYEAVFHDSVISTDRWELNELKIPAIRKAKALLQNLYNVPPIWVLDQKTLQKNKKYFVDYYNFFSPLHQMTGIEALTTFDWLTDDHLVQQTQFGNRLILTANFSDRSYEDIEPHCIRAEWKEDGSTSLFCPKR is encoded by the coding sequence ATGTTTAAAAAATTCTATCCCATTTTTCTAGGCTTATTGTTAACTGCTGGATTAGTATCCGCTAAAGAAAGTTTTACTTTAAAAACTAAAACGGGTGAATTTAGTATTAACCCAGCAAATTTGGCTATCTCAGTTGCCCCGAGTGACGATTCAGCAGCGATTAATTTGACACAAGAAGGAACTTGGTTTGATGAGGTAAAAGATCTAAAAGTTAATAATAAAACTGCGCAATGGTTCTATCCTCATCTCAAAATGCAAGTGAAAGTAATTGTCGATGATCAAGGTCTGAAATTTTCTTTTAATACTAACAAAGAACAAACATTTCAATGGCCTGTTGCTGGTTTGACCCCAGAGGCTAAAGCATTAGTTCTTCCAGATGGCGAAGGTTTATGTATTCCAAATCATGATGCTTTCTGGCACAAAGAGTTTAATAAATATCCAAATTTATCCTTGAGCATTCCTTTCTGGGCAATAGAATACGCAGATGAGAATTTTGTTAATTATATTTGGGGCGACCATGATGTCGATACCGATGCAAAAGTCCGTGAAAAATCAACTGAACTTTACTTAGTGAATGAACATCATTTTTTAAAAAGATCACATTTTCCAGAATATACTTTATTAATTCATCTGGCAGGGAATTCACCCATAAGTCCCGCATTGGACTATCGTAATTTACTAATCAATGAAAATAAATTTGTTTCACTCAAACAAAAAATACTAGAAAATGCCAATGTAAATAAATTATTAGGCGCTTTCCATATTTGGGTTTGGGGGGATGGTAAAAGCGTGGTTATGTTGGATGAACTGGAAAAATTAGGCATTAAACATGCACTGATAAATTATGACGCTAGTCCAGTTCTCGATAGCGCAAATATCGAAAAGGACTATATTCGTAAAGCCGAAAGCTTGGGTTATTTAATAGGGCCTTATGATAGTTTTGATAATGCGCAAAACCCAAAAACTTCAGATAGCATAACTTCAACTTGGTCTAATAATTTATGGCCAGAAGCTTGTATTCGAAACCCTAATGGATCGCTTTTAATTGGCTTTGCAAACCGAGGTTGTTATTTAAGTTCAGAAGCCTTCCGATTAAGAGAATCTAAGCAAAAAAATATCGCAAACCAAATCGAAAAAATGTTGAGTAACGGAGACAATACTCTTTTCCTTGATTGTGATGCAGCTTATCCACTTTATGATGATTACTCAAAACATCATCCCATGACTCGCGAACAAGATTTAAATAATCGTTTAGAGCGGATGCGATTTATTGGTAGCGGGCAGAAGATAGTATTAGGTTCAGAAACTGGATTAGCCTGGGCTAACCCGACTATCGCCTATAATAACGGTGCCTTTTTTGCATTCCCAGCAGCTTTTTGGCCTGCTTTACAAGACAAGAAACATTTTGGTGTTTGGTGGCCTAACTCTGCTCCAAAAGTACTATTCCAAGCTTATGAAGCACCCGCTGAATTTATCAATGCTTCTTATAATCCACGCTATAGACTGCCACTTTATGAAGCGGTATTTCATGACTCAGTGATTAGTACTGATCGTTGGGAGTTGAATGAATTAAAGATTCCCGCTATTAGAAAAGCCAAAGCTTTATTGCAAAATCTTTATAATGTTCCACCAATTTGGGTGTTAGACCAAAAAACTTTACAAAAAAATAAAAAATATTTTGTTGATTACTATAATTTTTTCTCACCCTTGCATCAAATGACAGGTATAGAAGCATTAACTACATTTGATTGGCTAACGGATGATCATTTAGTGCAACAAACCCAATTTGGTAACCGGCTTATCTTAACGGCTAATTTTTCTGATAGGTCCTATGAAGATATAGAGCCACATTGTATACGAGCGGAATGGAAAGAAGATGGTAGCACATCTTTATTTTGTCCAAAAAGATAA
- a CDS encoding alpha-ketoacid dehydrogenase subunit beta, which translates to MAEITLIEAITQALAYEMGVDEEVVLLGEDIGVNGGVFRATSELFKKFGADRVLDTPLAESMIAGLTIGMATQGLKPVAEFQFMGFSYPALDQIINHAARFRNRTRGRLHCPLVFRMPYGAGIHAPEHHSESTETLFAHIPGLRVVIPSSPARAYGLLLASIRNPDPVIFLEPTRLYRLNKQKVVDTGDALPLDQSFIIREGIDITLISWGSMLYETLLAADKLLQEKGKYAEVIDVATIKPLDINTLLSSVEKTGRCVIIHEAARYCGVGAEIVAQLSEKAFLFLQAPLQRVTGYDVTVPYAQLEKQYLPSVTRIYNVIEQTLEFT; encoded by the coding sequence ATGGCTGAAATAACATTGATAGAAGCAATTACGCAAGCATTAGCCTATGAAATGGGTGTTGATGAAGAAGTAGTTTTACTGGGTGAAGATATTGGTGTTAATGGGGGGGTCTTCCGAGCAACATCTGAATTATTCAAAAAATTTGGTGCTGATCGGGTATTAGATACACCGTTAGCAGAGTCTATGATAGCCGGCCTTACTATCGGTATGGCTACACAAGGCTTAAAACCAGTTGCTGAATTTCAATTTATGGGCTTTAGTTATCCAGCATTAGATCAAATTATCAATCATGCGGCGCGTTTTCGTAATCGTACTCGTGGACGTTTACATTGTCCTTTAGTGTTTCGCATGCCATATGGAGCAGGGATTCATGCCCCTGAGCATCATTCTGAAAGCACCGAAACTCTTTTTGCACATATACCAGGTTTACGTGTGGTGATTCCTTCATCGCCGGCACGGGCTTATGGTTTATTGCTGGCTTCGATCCGTAATCCTGATCCCGTTATTTTTTTAGAGCCCACACGCCTTTATCGTTTAAATAAGCAAAAAGTAGTAGATACGGGTGACGCATTACCTTTAGATCAAAGTTTTATTATAAGAGAAGGCATCGATATCACTTTGATTAGCTGGGGTTCGATGTTGTATGAAACTTTATTAGCTGCGGATAAATTGTTACAAGAAAAAGGAAAGTATGCTGAAGTCATTGATGTTGCCACGATTAAACCTTTAGATATTAATACGCTGTTAAGCTCTGTAGAAAAAACAGGCCGATGCGTCATTATTCATGAGGCAGCTCGTTATTGTGGCGTTGGCGCAGAAATTGTAGCTCAATTAAGTGAAAAGGCATTTCTTTTTTTACAAGCACCACTACAGCGTGTTACCGGATATGATGTTACGGTTCCTTATGCGCAATTAGAAAAACAATATTTACCCAGTGTTACCAGGATTTACAATGTGATTGAGCAAACATTGGAGTTTACATGA
- the rsmA gene encoding 16S rRNA (adenine(1518)-N(6)/adenine(1519)-N(6))-dimethyltransferase RsmA: MLPILARKRFGQHFLHESFVIDKMVQAIAPQKTDHMIEIGPGLGALTERLLPHLKSLTVIELDKDLIPLLQKKCAALGELMVYQGDVLKIDFHTLNKTEQVWRLVGNLPYNISTPLLFHCLEQANIIQDMHFMLQKEVVDRITSSPGKASYGRLSVMIQYYCQVEKLFNVKSGAFQPPPKVDSAVIRLNPYRELPYKANDCILFAQIVRNAFNHRRKMLRNNLANYLQEHEFKQLKINSTLRPEQLAVSDYVKLANFVVKRDQLDNPTSID, from the coding sequence ATGTTACCCATTCTGGCACGTAAACGCTTCGGTCAACATTTTCTGCATGAAAGTTTTGTTATCGATAAAATGGTACAAGCCATCGCGCCTCAAAAAACCGATCATATGATTGAGATTGGCCCGGGTTTGGGGGCGCTAACCGAGCGACTGTTACCACATCTTAAAAGCTTAACTGTAATAGAGCTTGATAAAGATCTCATTCCCCTCTTACAAAAAAAATGTGCTGCACTTGGAGAATTAATGGTTTACCAAGGAGATGTTTTAAAAATTGATTTTCATACCCTGAATAAGACTGAACAAGTTTGGCGTTTAGTGGGAAATCTTCCTTATAATATTTCTACCCCTTTATTGTTCCATTGTCTTGAGCAAGCTAATATCATTCAAGATATGCATTTTATGCTGCAGAAGGAAGTAGTCGATAGAATAACATCCTCCCCTGGGAAAGCCAGTTACGGTCGTCTGAGTGTGATGATTCAGTATTATTGTCAGGTAGAAAAACTATTTAATGTGAAATCAGGTGCTTTCCAACCACCTCCAAAAGTAGATTCGGCCGTGATCCGGCTTAATCCTTATAGAGAATTACCTTATAAAGCCAATGATTGCATCCTTTTTGCTCAAATAGTCAGGAATGCATTTAATCATCGACGTAAAATGCTACGTAACAATTTGGCTAATTACTTACAAGAACATGAATTCAAACAATTAAAAATTAATTCGACACTGCGACCTGAACAATTGGCGGTTAGTGATTATGTTAAATTAGCTAATTTTGTGGTTAAAAGAGATCAATTAGACAATCCCACTTCAATAGATTGA
- the pdhA gene encoding pyruvate dehydrogenase (acetyl-transferring) E1 component subunit alpha — translation MSEVARFSIEYTRFLDSKGEAQQDLPIFAHNVHELLKLYQQMMLTRLFDYKAVALQRTGMLNTYASTLGQEAISVGIGASMQREDVFCPFYRDYAAQLMRGVKMSEILSFWKGNEWGNHFSECPLDFPICVPIATQLLHAAGVATAFKLRKQAKVVVSTCGDGATSEGDFYEALNIAGVWQLPVVFVIDNNQWAISVPRKHQSHAQTLAQKAIAAGIHGEQVDGNDVIAMKFVMDKAIAKARDGHGPSLIEALSYRLCDHTTADDASRYRREEELQQAWQKEPLRRLKNYLINQKSWSNEEEENFKKECEKKIELAVTEYLSLAKPAVTDIFDYQFAKLPHDLIEQRIEAEAMFMLSKDHGNG, via the coding sequence ATGAGCGAGGTTGCGAGATTCTCTATTGAGTATACTCGTTTTCTGGATTCTAAGGGCGAAGCTCAACAAGATTTGCCAATATTTGCGCACAACGTTCATGAATTATTAAAATTGTATCAGCAAATGATGCTCACGCGTCTTTTTGATTACAAAGCGGTGGCTTTACAAAGAACAGGTATGCTCAATACTTATGCTTCTACACTTGGACAAGAAGCCATTTCTGTTGGGATAGGTGCGAGTATGCAAAGAGAGGATGTCTTTTGTCCTTTCTATCGTGATTATGCCGCGCAACTAATGCGTGGTGTAAAAATGAGTGAAATTCTTAGTTTTTGGAAAGGGAATGAATGGGGTAACCATTTTAGTGAATGTCCTTTAGACTTTCCTATTTGTGTACCGATTGCAACTCAGCTTTTACATGCTGCAGGCGTTGCGACGGCTTTTAAACTTCGTAAACAAGCAAAGGTTGTTGTATCAACCTGCGGTGATGGTGCCACATCGGAAGGTGATTTTTATGAAGCCTTAAATATCGCGGGCGTTTGGCAACTACCTGTTGTGTTTGTTATTGATAATAATCAATGGGCAATTTCTGTACCTCGTAAACATCAATCTCATGCACAAACTTTAGCGCAAAAGGCCATTGCTGCAGGAATTCATGGAGAACAGGTTGATGGAAATGATGTTATTGCCATGAAATTTGTGATGGATAAAGCGATTGCCAAAGCACGTGACGGGCATGGCCCTAGTCTCATAGAAGCTTTAAGCTACCGATTATGTGATCATACCACTGCCGATGATGCAAGCCGCTATCGTCGTGAGGAAGAATTGCAACAAGCCTGGCAAAAAGAACCCTTAAGACGCTTGAAAAATTATTTAATTAACCAAAAAAGCTGGTCGAATGAGGAAGAGGAAAATTTTAAAAAAGAATGTGAAAAAAAGATAGAGCTCGCCGTGACTGAATATCTTTCCTTAGCTAAACCTGCAGTGACTGACATATTTGATTATCAGTTTGCAAAATTACCTCATGATTTAATTGAACAACGTATCGAAGCTGAAGCAATGTTTATGTTAAGTAAGGATCATGGCAATGGCTGA